A single window of Halobacillus naozhouensis DNA harbors:
- the sirA gene encoding sporulation inhibitor of replication protein SirA, which translates to MQFVIYAIKQEVCEHYYYKVEIIKRFFEECLRAPHSGLLQKQLDYITEDFSYKQWFADRYKGLRNIPFSINANGELFKRGQNYDIIIKKNGSCLLQCDSLWQAERVLFQPLRMCDQSFFIVEESGEHYGWISPLSSQRLLS; encoded by the coding sequence ATGCAATTTGTAATTTATGCGATTAAACAAGAAGTGTGTGAACACTATTATTATAAAGTAGAAATAATAAAGCGATTTTTTGAAGAATGCTTACGTGCCCCTCATTCTGGGTTGCTTCAGAAGCAATTAGATTATATAACGGAAGATTTCTCGTATAAGCAATGGTTTGCGGACCGCTATAAAGGCTTGCGCAACATACCATTCTCTATTAATGCGAACGGGGAATTATTCAAACGCGGGCAAAATTATGATATCATTATCAAAAAGAATGGCAGTTGTCTATTACAGTGTGACAGTCTCTGGCAAGCAGAACGAGTGTTATTTCAACCACTAAGAATGTGCGATCAGTCGTTTTTTATTGTAGAAGAAAGTGGAGAGCATTATGGATGGATTTCCCCTCTTTCAAGTCAGCGCTTGTTATCGTAG
- a CDS encoding YneF family protein — MTLGIVWVIIIAVLALVGGAALGFFIARKYMMNYLKKNPPINEQMLRTMMMQMGQKPSQKKINQMMRAMNNQQNK, encoded by the coding sequence ATGACTTTAGGCATAGTGTGGGTAATTATTATTGCCGTCTTGGCCCTCGTTGGTGGAGCAGCCCTGGGCTTTTTCATCGCGAGAAAATATATGATGAACTATTTAAAGAAGAACCCGCCAATTAATGAACAAATGTTACGTACCATGATGATGCAGATGGGACAAAAACCATCCCAGAAGAAGATCAATCAAATGATGCGGGCTATGAACAACCAACAGAACAAATAA
- a CDS encoding cytochrome c biogenesis CcdA family protein, producing MTDVNILLAFGAGFLSFISPCVLPLYPVFLSYITGMSVNELKEDNGMLKKRSMAHTILFLLGFTTIFIILGFSGSLFSQFFIQNEEIIRRLGAILVIFFGFVIIGVFNFKFLMQDHKITFKNRPAGYIGSFIIGLTFSLGWTPCMGPILAAVLGLASNSPELFLVMMISYSLGFSIPFFVLSFFVGKLDWIKRHSGKIMKIGGYIMILMGIALYFNWMAKLTSYLAGLFGFQGL from the coding sequence ATGACAGATGTAAATATTTTGTTAGCTTTTGGGGCTGGCTTTCTTTCCTTTATATCACCATGTGTTTTACCTTTGTATCCCGTGTTTCTTTCCTACATAACCGGAATGAGTGTAAATGAGTTAAAAGAAGATAACGGTATGCTTAAGAAGAGAAGTATGGCTCATACCATTTTATTCTTGCTCGGTTTTACCACGATTTTTATAATCTTAGGTTTTTCTGGGTCGTTATTTTCACAATTTTTTATTCAAAATGAAGAAATTATTAGAAGGCTGGGAGCTATTCTTGTAATTTTCTTTGGTTTTGTGATTATTGGGGTATTCAATTTTAAATTCCTAATGCAGGATCATAAGATTACTTTTAAAAATCGGCCAGCCGGCTATATAGGCTCCTTTATTATCGGTCTTACGTTCTCGTTAGGCTGGACGCCTTGCATGGGGCCGATTTTGGCTGCTGTTCTGGGGCTGGCTTCAAACAGTCCCGAGTTATTTCTCGTTATGATGATTTCTTACTCCCTGGGCTTTTCTATTCCGTTTTTCGTTTTATCCTTCTTCGTTGGAAAATTAGACTGGATTAAACGACATAGTGGAAAAATCATGAAAATCGGAGGGTATATTATGATTCTGATGGGGATTGCCTTATATTTTAATTGGATGGCGAAGCTGACTTCTTATCTAGCCGGTTTATTTGGCTTTCAAGGCTTATAA
- a CDS encoding Na(+)/H(+) antiporter subunit B — protein sequence MTRTNDLILRTTTSLIAFILFGFSAYLFFAGHNAPGGGFIGGLMAAAALVLMYMAYGLNAMEKVIRVNFRYMIFTGLLIAVATGIGSFIFGEPFLSHTFAYFQLPVLGRTELATALLFDLGVYLTVIGVSMTIILAVAEDQE from the coding sequence ATGACTAGGACGAATGATTTAATCTTAAGAACAACTACATCCCTTATTGCGTTCATCCTGTTCGGGTTCTCAGCCTATTTATTTTTTGCCGGCCACAATGCACCTGGGGGAGGCTTCATCGGCGGATTGATGGCTGCAGCAGCACTCGTGCTCATGTACATGGCTTATGGACTCAATGCGATGGAGAAAGTTATTCGTGTCAACTTTCGGTACATGATCTTCACCGGATTATTAATCGCTGTGGCTACAGGGATCGGATCATTTATATTTGGAGAGCCATTTTTAAGTCACACTTTTGCCTATTTTCAGTTGCCTGTTCTAGGCCGGACAGAGCTTGCTACAGCCCTGTTATTTGATTTAGGTGTATATTTGACGGTGATCGGGGTTTCCATGACGATCATTTTGGCTGTGGCAGAGGATCAGGAATAA